The genomic region GCAAGATCTCGGTCACCGGCACGCTGACGGCGTACTTCACGCATCCCGGCCTGAAGGACGCGACCGCGTTCAGCGGCGCCGGCGGCGGCGCGGACCCGGGCGATCCCGGTACGCCGGGCGACTACTACGCGACCGCGGTCGGCAAGACCGGCCCGGCGCTGCGGTCCGCGCTGCACTCGATCATCGCGAACCAGACCAAGCTGAGCTACGACCAGGTCTGGAACGCGCTGAAGGACACCGACCAGGACCCGGCCAACCCGAACAACGTGATCCTGCTGTACTCCGGCCGGTCGCAGAGCAAGGCCGGTAACGGCGGCGGCGCGAACGACTGGAACCGCGAGCACGTCTGGGCCAAGTCGCACGGGGACTTCGGCACCGCGACCGGCCCCGGCACCGACGTGCACCACCTGCGGCCGGAGGACGTGTCGGTGAACGCGGCCCGCGGCAATCTCGACTTCGACAACGGCGGCGGCGCCGTCGCGGAGTGCGCGGGCTGCGCGGCCGACGGCGACTCGTTCGCGCCGCGCGCGGCGGTCCGCGGCGACGTCGCCCGGATGATCTTCTACCTGGCGATCCGCTACGAGGGCGGCGACGGCTTCGCGAACCTGGAACCGAACGACGCGGTGACCAACGGCTCCGCGCCGTACCACGGCCGGCTGTCGGTGCTGAAGGCCTGGAACCAGGCGGACCCGCCGGACGCCTTCGAGAAGCGCCGCAACCAGGTCATCTTCGACACCTGGCAGCACAACCGCAACCCGTTCATCGACCACCCCGAGTGGGTCGGCGCGATCTGGCCGTGACGGTTAGGTTCGAACCATGACCTCCTCACTGCCCCGCTTCCATCTCGCCATGCCGGTCGACGACCTCGCCGCGGCGGCGGAGTTCTACGGCTCCGTCGTCGGCTGCGAGCGCGGCCGGTCGTCCGACACCTGGATCGACTGGAACCTGCGTGGTCACCAGTTCGTCACCCACCTCGCGCCCGGGCGCTCGGTGGGCATGCACAACCCGGTCGACGGCCACGACGTCCCGGTCCCGCACTTCGGCCTGATCCTCGAGGTCGCGGACTTCCACGCGCTCGCCGACCGCTTCCGGGCCGCCGGTACGCCGTTCGCGATCGAGCCGTACCTGCGCTTCGAGGGCCAGCCGGGCGAGCAGTGGACGATGTTCCTGCACGATCCGGCCGGCAACGCGCTGGAGTTCAAGGCGTTCGCCGACGAGGCGCAGATCTTCGCGACCTGAGTACAGCTTCCGGTGAATACATCGGAGGCTGTATCGTTCCGGCTGTGGACACCATCAGCCGGAGTGAGGTGCTGGCCCGGTTCGGGCACGCGCTGTCGGACCCGACCCGGACCAGGGTGCTGCTCGCCCTGCAGGACGGCCCGGGCTACCCGGCCGACCTGGCCGAGCGGATCGGGGTGAGCCGGCAGTCGCTGTCGAACCACCTGGCCTGTCTGCGCGGGTGCGGTCTCGTGGTCGCCGAGCCGGAGGGCCGCCGGACGCGGTACGAGCTGGCCGACCCGCAGCTGGGGACGGCGCTGACCGAGTTGCTGAACGTCGTACTCGCGGTCGATCCGGCGTGCTGCCGCCCGGACCAGAGCGGCGAGTGCCGATGAGTTCGTCGCCCGAGCTGCCCCTGCTCTCGGTCGGACCGGCCCCGGACCGGCGGAAGCTCGGCCGGCGCGCGCAGTGGCTGGCGGGCGCGAGCGTCGCCTACAACCTGGTCGAGGCCGTGGTGGCGATCTCGGCGGGCGCGGTGGCCGGATCGGTCGCGCTGATCGGCTTCGGGCTGGACTCGATCGTCGAGGTGGCGAGCGGGCTGATCATCCTGTGGCAGTTCCGCCACCCGCTGCCCGAGACCCGGGAACGGCGGGCGTTGCGGCTGATCGCGGTCTCCTTCTTCGCGCTCGCCGCGTACGTCACCTTCGAGTCCGTGCGGGCGCTGACGGACCGGTCGAGCCCGGACAACTCGAGCATCGGCATCGGTCTGGCGATCGCGTCGCTGATCGTGATGCCGGTGCTGTCCACCCTGCAGCGGCGTACCGGCCGGGCGCTCGGTTCCGGCTCGGTAGTTGCCGACGGCACCCAAACGCTGCTCTGCACCTACCTGTCGGCGGTGCTGCTCGCCGGCCTGCTGCTGAACGCCACGCTCGGCTGGTTCTGGCTCGACCCGGTCGCCGCGCTGGTGATCGCCGCGGTCGCCGTTCGCGAAGGCGTCGAGGCGTGGCAGGGCATGGGCTGCTGCGCCCCCAGCCAGGCCGGCTGCGACGACGGCTGTTGCTAGACAGTCACCGGTTGACGGTGAAGGTCGTGTTGCCGGCCTGCCGGGTCGCCGTACTCGGGCCTTGGGCGTGGCGGCCGGGTGTCTGGGGCGTGATCGCCGGCGCCGGAGAGCCCGCGAGCGCGACGCCCGCGTGCGCCGCCGACTTGCCGATCCGCATCTCGACCCAGTCGCGCAGACCGGGGTCGGCGATGCTGATCCGCTGACCGCTCGCGCTCTCCCGCACCAGGCCACGGGCGACCAGGCCCTGCCGTGCCTTGTCGACCTCCTGCCACTTGCCGGGGCCGGCCGCCTGCGTCTCGGCCGGCATCGACAACCCGCGCGCACCACGAGCGGCTGTCTTGGCCAGCAGCTCCTTCTCGGCGTCGGAGCAGGTGTTCCACGCGGCCTGGTAGACGACCCGCGACCGCGCGTTGACCTGCGCTGTCGCCACCTCCGCGACCTCGGGGGTGATGCCCTCCGGCGGCCGGGCGAGCTGTACCGCTTCGTCGGCCAGGTCGCGCAACCGGCCGGGGTTTCCGCCGGCCGCGTGCAGCAGCTGGTCCACCGCCTCGGACCGGAACGGCACCCCGGCCTGCCGCAACGGCTCGGTGAGGGCCGGCCGGAGCTCCTCGGTCGACAACGGACCGCACTCGCGGACGTCGAACCGGTGCGTCACCCCGGTCGCGATGCCGGACACCCCGCCGGAGGCGGTCATCAGCCGCGTCGCCGCCATCTCGCCGCCGGCGCCGATCAGGTAGACCGGCTGGCCGCTGCGCTCCAGGTGCGCCGACAGCTCGGTCAGCGCCGCCAGGTCCCGGTCCGAGGCGACGTCGAGGTTGTCGACCATCAGCATCACCGGCTGCCCCTTCTTGGCGGCCAGCTCGCCCAGGTCCGACGCGAGCTGGTCGAGCGTCGTACCGACGCCGTCCTTGCCCGGGGCGTCCCACTGCTTCTTGGCGACCAGCTGTACCGGCGCGACCCCGAACCGGACCTCCGCGCCGTTCTGCTGGCTGCGGGACCGCTGGGTCAGGTCCTTCAGTGTCTTCTTCAGCTTGCGCAGCGCGAAAAACCCGTACCGCTTGCGCATTCCACCGAGATCCTGGGTGGCCGCCCGCACGAACCGGTTCTCCAGCGGCTCCCGCGGCGAGGCGTCGACCCGCAGACAGGTCCAGCCGTTCTGCCGCGCCAGCTGCTGCGCCCGGTCGAGCTCCACGGTCTTGCCCATTCCGGGCGCACCGGTGAACAGCACCGAGTGCCCACTGGGTCCGCGCAGATCCAGCGAGATCGGCTGCCCCGACGGGTCGGTCCTGGTCACCGTGTACGCCGGTCGCCGCGGCGTACCGAAGATCGGGCTCATCGCAGCAGCCTCGGCGCCCGAACGGTCCGCCAAGCGTGCCAGTGGCGACCACCAGGTGAACAGCGATCCAGCCTTCGCTGAACCCGGCGGCGCGCCCGGCGTCCGGCCGGCTGGTTGCGGCCCTGGGTTATGGTGAGTTAGGTAAGCCTAAGTAGCGGGTGATCGACGTACGTCCCGCGCCGGACCGGCGCTTCCGCCTGATCGTCTCGAGAGGACCCGTGGTCGCGTGAGCAAGCCCGCACCCCGTACCCGCCGCGCCAAACTGGGCGTGGTGCGCCGGACCGAGCGTCTCACGCCGCACATGATCCGGGTGGTGCTGAGCTGCGACGAGTTCACCGGCAACGGGAACACCGACATGTACGTGAAGCTGCTCTTCCCCCAGCCCGGCGTCGAGTACCCGGACCCGCTGGACCTGGGGCTCGTGCGCGAGCAGTACCCGTCCGAGCAGTGGCCGACGATGCGGACCTACACCGTGCGGAACTGGGACGAGGCGGCCCAGGAACTGACCATCGACTTCGTGCACCACGGGGACGAGGGCGTCGCCGGGCCGTGGGCCGCGAACGCGCAGCCCGGCGACAAGCTCTGGTTCAACGGGCCGGGCGGTGCGTACGCGCCGGACGAGGCGGCGGACTGGCACCTGCTGGTCGGTGACGAGAGCGCGCTGCCGGCCATCGGCGCGACGATCGAGGCGCTGCCCGCCGGTGCCCGGGCGACGGTCCTGCTCGAGGTCGAGGACGAGTCGGAGCAGCAGAAGTTCGACGGGCCGGGCGACGTGGACCTGACCTGGTTCCACCGCGCCGGGGCGGACCGCGCCCGCGGCGACCGCCTCGTCGAGGCGGTCGAGGCACTCGAGTTCCCGGCCGGGGACGTGCAGGCGTTCGTGCACGGCGAAGCGGGCTTCGTGCTCCGGATCCGCCGCAACCTGTTCGCCACCCGCGGCCTGCCGCGTGACCGCGTCTCCCTGTCCGGCTACTGGCGCCTGGGCAAGAACGAGGACGGCTGGCAGGCCGAGAAGGCCGAGACCGCCCGCAAGGAACGCGAGGCCGCCGGGGCCTGATCCTCGCCCCTGCGGCCTGGATGATTCGCGACCGGGCCGTTGTTGTGGCGGTGGAGAGGAGATTCCACCCATGAAGATCGGCATCATCGGAACAGGCAACATCGGCGGCACGCTCACCCGGCGGCTGACCGCGCTCGGGCACGAGGTGAAGGTCGCCAACTCGCGCGGCCCGCAGACCCTGCGGGAGCTCGAGCAGGAGACCGGCGCGACCGCGGCCGAGGTGAAGGACGTTGCCCACGACGCGGAGCTCGTGGTGGTGACGATCCCGCAGAAGGCGGTCCCGGCGCTGCCGGCCCAGGTGTTCGACGGCGCGGCCCCCGGGCTCGTGGTCGTTGACACAGGCAACTACTACCCACAGCGCGACGGCCGGATCGCCGGGATCGAGGACGACGGCCTGACCGAGAGCGGCTGGGTCGCGCAGCAGCTCGGCCGACCGGTGGTCAAGGCGTTCAACAACATCCAGGCCCGGCACCTGCTGCAGAACGGCCGCCCGGCCGGTACGCCGGGCCGCATCGCGCTGCCGGTCGCCGGTGACGACGAGGCCGGCAAGGCGAAGGTGCTCGCATTGATCGAGCAACTCGGCTTCGACGCGATCGATGCCGGCCCGCTCGCCGAGTCGTGGCGTCAGCAGCCCGGCACACCGGCGTACGGCACCGACCTGGACGTCGACGGGCTGCGTGCGGCCCTCAGCGCCGCCTCCCCGGAGCGCCCCGCGGAGCTGCGCGGCTGATCAGGCTTCGTCGCCCAGCTCCTGGTCGGTCGTGCTGTTGACGCGATGGGTCAGGAGCTGGGCGAGAGTCGGAGCCAGATCGGTGGGCAGCACCCAGTCGTCGCCGGCGGCCTGGAGAATGACGGCCGGACCGGCGGTCCCGACAGCGGGAATCGGCAACGCGACCGGGAACCGCAGCCGTTCGGCACCGGTGAGTGAGACGTCGTAGACGCCGGTCACCTTGCTCAGCGGATAGGTCCGCGCCAGGTCCGCCGGCTTCGGGCCGCGGCGGCCGAGCGGGATGCTCTGGATGGTGACCGAGTCCTTGCCGAGCACCAGGGTCGTCAGCCGCAACCCGCGCAGCCGGAAGGCCAGCTCGTACGGCGTGTCGGCCAGTTCGGGAACGGCCGGGACCAGCAGCGTGCGTTCGGCGTACCGGGCGAGGGCGACGCACAGCACCACGCCGGCCCACAGCGCGGGCAGGAAGAGGAACGCGGGCCAGTAGTGGCCCTGCGCGAGCGGATAGAGCGCCACGAACAACCCCGCGACCGCGCCGAACGCCGCGGCCGTCACGCCCCAGCGCTGCGGCCGGTACCGGTGCCGCGGCAGCAGGAACGCGCCCACGGCCAGCAGGGCGACCGGCAGTACGGCGGCCGTCCAGGCGCCCGAGCCGAGCCACAGGCCGACGCCGAGCAGCACCACCGGGATGCCGAGGTAGATGGTTCCCACGACCAGTTGGACCTTGCGATGCCGTCGTGCCAGTTCGCTGCTCACGGGAAAACCCAAGCACATCCCGCCGCGACGACCTACTGTGCTGACCGATGACCGACTTCGTGATCCCGCCGGCCCTGTGGCACGCCCACGCCGAGGACGAGGACGCGCTGCGGTGGCTGAAGTCCCTGCCGGAGACGGCGAACAGCTACTTGGACCGCTGGCAGCTCACCGTCGACGGGCCTCCCCTGCACGGCGGCGCCTCGCTGGTCCTTCCCGTACGCCGGTCCGACGGCGTCCCCGCGATGCTCAAGCTCCAGCCGCTCAACGAAGAGAACGCGGCGGAGGCACTGGGGCTGCGCACGTGGGACAGCAACGACGTGGTCCAGGTCCTGCGCGCTGACGACAGCACCGCCACGCTCCTGCTCGAGCGGCTCCAGCCGCGGTCGCTCAGCGATGTCCCGGACGACGTGGAGGCCACCCGCATCCTGGCCGAACTACTCGCCCGGCTGAGCGTCGTACCGGCTCCTGCGCAGGTGCGGACGCTCGCGGAGGTCGCCGGGGAGATGGTGGCCGACGCCCCCGAGCTGATCCCCGAACTGAGCGACCCGGCCGAGCGAGCCCTGGTCCGCCGGTGCGTCGCGCGGGTGACCGAGTTGCTGGCGGAACCGGGCGACCGGCTGCTGCACTGGGACCTGCACTACGACAACGTGCTGGGCTCCGAGCGGGCGCCCTGGCTGGTGATCGACCCCAAGCCGCTGGCCGGCGACCCCGCCTTCGAGTTGCTGCCGGCGCTCGGCAACCGCTGGGACGACCTGATCGCGACCGGCGACCTGTCCGGGGCGATCAGGTACCGGTTCGACCTGATGGTCGACGTCGTGGACCTCGACCGCGACCGCGCGGTCGGCTGGACGCTCGGCCGCATCCTGCAGAACGTGCTCTGGGACGTCGAGGACGGCGAGCGCCGGATCGACCGGCACCAACTCGCGATCGCCAGGGCCTTGTCCCCGACCCTCGGATGATTACATGATTACCTCCAGCCGAGGAGGGTGAGATGAGCACACCGACCGTCTACGAGTGGGCCGGCGGCGCCGAGGCGTTCCGCCGGCTGACCGAGGTCTTCTACGACAAGGTCCGGTCCGACGAGCTGCTGGCTCCGGTCTTCGCCGGAATGAGCCCGCACCACCGCGAGCACGTCGCGCTCTGGCTCGGTGAGGTCTTCGGCGGGCCGTCGCGCTACACCGACGAGCTCGGCGGCTACCCGGCGATGCTCGGCCATCACGTGAACCTCGGGCTGACCGAGCCGCAGCGGGCCCGCTGGGCCGCGCTGATCGCCGCCAGCGCCGACCCGGCCGGGCTGCCGGACGATCCCGAGTTCCGCTCGGCCTTCGTCGCGTACGTCGAGTGGGGCACCCGTCTCGCGCTGGCCAACTCCCAGCCCGGCGCCACCCCACCACCCCGGGCGCCCGTCCCGCGCTGGGGCTGGGGCGAGGCGCCGCCGTACCTGCCGGGCTGACCGCAGGCGCCGTGAGCCGGGCCCTGCTTTGGTCAGGATCGGGTCAATGTTTGAGCGCTCAGACACCCGGACCACCGCTGCGGGCCCGGCCATTCGATAAAGTCACGGTTCACGACGAACCCCGGTGGCCGGGGATGCGAGGGTGAACCATTGTGACCGCTCAGCTCGAGTACCCCGATCCGCAGGAGTCCGAGGCTCTGCTGTCCGTTCAGGGGCTGTGGAAGGTCTTCGGACCCAAAGCCTCCCGGGTTCCCCGCCGCCCCGAGCTGGCGGAGCTCAACCCCGCCGCCCTCTACGACCGCACCGGCTGCACCGCGGCGGTGCACGACCTCAGCTTCGACGTCGCGCCCGGCGAGGTCTTCGTGGTGATGGGTCTGTCGGGCTCCGGCAAGTCCACCCTGGTCCGCTGCTTGACCCGGCTGGTCGAGCCGACCGCGGGCGGGCTGTACTTCGAGGGCGAGGACCTGCGCGCCGCCGACGAGAAGCGGCTGCGCGCGCTGCGCCGGAGCAAGTTCTCGATGGTCTTCCAGCACTTCGGCCTGCTGCCGCACCGCAAGGTGATCGACAACGTCTCGTACGGCCTGGAGGTGCGCGGCGAGAGCAAGCCCGGCCGCCGGCGCCGGGCCCAGGAAGTGATCGACCTGGTCGGCCTGAAGGGCCACGAGAACATGTATCCCGAGCAGCTGTCCGGCGGCATGCAGCAGCGCGTCGGCCTGGCCCGGGCGCTGGCGAACGACCCCGACGTGCTGCTCTTCGACGAGCCGTTCTCCGCGCTCGACCCGCTGATCCGGCGCGAGATGCAGACCGAGGTGGTCCGGCTGCACCGCGAGGTCGGCAAGACGATGGTCTTCGTCACCCACGACCTGTCCGAGGCGCTCAAGCTCGGCGACCGGATCCTGCTGATGCGCGACGGCGCCGCCGTGCAGCTCGGCACCGGTGACGAGCTGGTCGGGGCACCGGCCGACGACTACGTGCGCGAGTTCGTCCGGGACATCCCGCGGGCCGACGTGCTGACGCTGCGCTGGATCGCCCGGCAGCCCCGGCCCGACGAGCAGCTGGACGGGCCGGAGCTCGGCCCCGACGTGCTGGTCCGGGAGGCGACCCGGCTGGTGCTCGAGTCGGACCGCCCGGTGAAGGTCGTCGCCGAAGGCCAGCTGCTCGGCGTCATCGGCGACGAGGAAATCCTCGCCGTCGTCGCGGATGCCTGAGCCATGGCCTCCATCACCGGCTCGATCGAGCTGAACGTGCGCAAGCCCCGGCGGATCGTGCTCGTCGGCGGCCTGCTGGTCGTCTGGCTCGCGCTCTGGTTCGTGCTCCGCGGTGTGCACACGTTGGCGCTGGGCGGCCAGGAGACCACGCCGTTCCACCGGTGGCTGACCGAGCAGGCCGGCGTGGTCGGCAGCGGCAACGCGATCTCGGACGCCATTCGGGTCACCGTCGACCAGCTCGTCGTGCTGCTGCAGAACGTGATCGCCCAGCCGTCGTACGGGCGGCCGGTGCCGGTGGTCGGGTGGCTCGGCGTGGTCGCGGTGGCGGCGTTCCTGGCCTGGGCCTTCGGCAACTGGAAGGTCGCGCTGCTGACCGCGGCCGGGCTGACCTTCATCGGTCTGCAGGGGTTGTGGCAGGAGAGCATGGACACGCTCTCGCTCACCCTCGCGGCGGTGCTGCTCGCGCTGCTGGCCGGCATCCCGCTCGGGATCTGGGCCGGCCTGTCGGACCGGTGCTTCAAGGTCGCGACGCTGGTGCTCGACCTGATGCAGACGCTGCCGACCTTCGTCTACCTGGCACCGCTCACGCTGTTCTTCGCGATCGGCCCGGCCGCGGCCACGATCGCGACCCTGGTCTACGCCGCCCCGCCGGTGATCCGGCTGACCGCGCACGCGATCCGGTCGGTGCCGTCGGAGAGCGTCGAAGCGGCCAGGTCGCTCGGCTCCACCCGCGGCCAGACGCTCACCAAGGTGCTGCTGCCGATGTCGCGCAGCACGGTCGTGGTCGGCATCAACCAGACCATCATGGCCGCGCTGTCGATGGTCACGGTCGCCGCGCTGATCGACGCGCCCGGCCTCGGCCAGACCGTGCTGAAGGCGCTGCAGACACTCGACGTCGGGGTCGCGTTCAACGCCGGCCTGGCGATCGTCGTGCTGGCGATCGTGCTCGACCGGGTGACCACCGCCGCCGGGGACCGGCCGTGGCGGACGGCGAGCCGGCGGCGCAAGGTGCTGCTCGGCCTGGGAGCCGTCGCGGCGCTGGTCGCGGTCTGGTTCTCCCGCACCTACCTGTGGGCGGCGGAGTTCCCCTCCGAGCCGGCCATCGGCTCCCGGATCGCGGTCGCCGCGGCCGACGTGACCACCTGGGTCCAGGACGTGTTCGGCGGTTTCACCTACGGCGTCCGCGACGCGGTCACGGTCGGCGTGCTCAACCCGCTGGAGGCGTTGCTCACCGAGTCGCCGTGGTGGCTGGTGACCGCGGTCGTGGTCGCGCTCGGGGCGGTGCTCGGCGGCTGGCGGGGCGCCCTGCCCGCCGCCGTCTGCCTGCTCCTGCTGGTCGGCACCGGGGTCTGGCGCGACGCGATGGTGACGCTCGCCTCGACCCTGCTGGCCACCGTCGTGGTCGTTGCCGTCGGCATCGTGCTCGGGGTGTGGACCGGCCGGAACCGGCGGGTCGACCAGTGGGTCCGGCCGGTGCTGGACG from Kribbella flavida DSM 17836 harbors:
- a CDS encoding VOC family protein yields the protein MTSSLPRFHLAMPVDDLAAAAEFYGSVVGCERGRSSDTWIDWNLRGHQFVTHLAPGRSVGMHNPVDGHDVPVPHFGLILEVADFHALADRFRAAGTPFAIEPYLRFEGQPGEQWTMFLHDPAGNALEFKAFADEAQIFAT
- a CDS encoding siderophore-interacting protein, whose product is MSKPAPRTRRAKLGVVRRTERLTPHMIRVVLSCDEFTGNGNTDMYVKLLFPQPGVEYPDPLDLGLVREQYPSEQWPTMRTYTVRNWDEAAQELTIDFVHHGDEGVAGPWAANAQPGDKLWFNGPGGAYAPDEAADWHLLVGDESALPAIGATIEALPAGARATVLLEVEDESEQQKFDGPGDVDLTWFHRAGADRARGDRLVEAVEALEFPAGDVQAFVHGEAGFVLRIRRNLFATRGLPRDRVSLSGYWRLGKNEDGWQAEKAETARKEREAAGA
- a CDS encoding NADPH-dependent F420 reductase, which encodes MTASPCPATGAWARTRTAGRPRRPRPPARNARPPGPDPRPCGLDDSRPGRCCGGGEEIPPMKIGIIGTGNIGGTLTRRLTALGHEVKVANSRGPQTLRELEQETGATAAEVKDVAHDAELVVVTIPQKAVPALPAQVFDGAAPGLVVVDTGNYYPQRDGRIAGIEDDGLTESGWVAQQLGRPVVKAFNNIQARHLLQNGRPAGTPGRIALPVAGDDEAGKAKVLALIEQLGFDAIDAGPLAESWRQQPGTPAYGTDLDVDGLRAALSAASPERPAELRG
- a CDS encoding quaternary amine ABC transporter ATP-binding protein codes for the protein MTAQLEYPDPQESEALLSVQGLWKVFGPKASRVPRRPELAELNPAALYDRTGCTAAVHDLSFDVAPGEVFVVMGLSGSGKSTLVRCLTRLVEPTAGGLYFEGEDLRAADEKRLRALRRSKFSMVFQHFGLLPHRKVIDNVSYGLEVRGESKPGRRRRAQEVIDLVGLKGHENMYPEQLSGGMQQRVGLARALANDPDVLLFDEPFSALDPLIRREMQTEVVRLHREVGKTMVFVTHDLSEALKLGDRILLMRDGAAVQLGTGDELVGAPADDYVREFVRDIPRADVLTLRWIARQPRPDEQLDGPELGPDVLVREATRLVLESDRPVKVVAEGQLLGVIGDEEILAVVADA
- a CDS encoding ArsR/SmtB family transcription factor — encoded protein: MDTISRSEVLARFGHALSDPTRTRVLLALQDGPGYPADLAERIGVSRQSLSNHLACLRGCGLVVAEPEGRRTRYELADPQLGTALTELLNVVLAVDPACCRPDQSGECR
- a CDS encoding group II truncated hemoglobin encodes the protein MSTPTVYEWAGGAEAFRRLTEVFYDKVRSDELLAPVFAGMSPHHREHVALWLGEVFGGPSRYTDELGGYPAMLGHHVNLGLTEPQRARWAALIAASADPAGLPDDPEFRSAFVAYVEWGTRLALANSQPGATPPPRAPVPRWGWGEAPPYLPG
- a CDS encoding ABC transporter permease, which encodes MASITGSIELNVRKPRRIVLVGGLLVVWLALWFVLRGVHTLALGGQETTPFHRWLTEQAGVVGSGNAISDAIRVTVDQLVVLLQNVIAQPSYGRPVPVVGWLGVVAVAAFLAWAFGNWKVALLTAAGLTFIGLQGLWQESMDTLSLTLAAVLLALLAGIPLGIWAGLSDRCFKVATLVLDLMQTLPTFVYLAPLTLFFAIGPAAATIATLVYAAPPVIRLTAHAIRSVPSESVEAARSLGSTRGQTLTKVLLPMSRSTVVVGINQTIMAALSMVTVAALIDAPGLGQTVLKALQTLDVGVAFNAGLAIVVLAIVLDRVTTAAGDRPWRTASRRRKVLLGLGAVAALVAVWFSRTYLWAAEFPSEPAIGSRIAVAAADVTTWVQDVFGGFTYGVRDAVTVGVLNPLEALLTESPWWLVTAVVVALGAVLGGWRGALPAAVCLLLLVGTGVWRDAMVTLASTLLATVVVVAVGIVLGVWTGRNRRVDQWVRPVLDAGQTMPPFVYLVPFLALFGTSRFTAIAAAVVFAVPVTTKIVADGIRAVPVATVEAANSVGSSTWQVISKVQLPVARRAITLAVNQGLIYVLSMVVVGGLVGAGALGYDVAAGFAQSELYGKGLAAGLAIVLLGVMLDRITQAAARRTRKFRGTVRGDNLW
- a CDS encoding ATP-binding protein; translation: MSPIFGTPRRPAYTVTRTDPSGQPISLDLRGPSGHSVLFTGAPGMGKTVELDRAQQLARQNGWTCLRVDASPREPLENRFVRAATQDLGGMRKRYGFFALRKLKKTLKDLTQRSRSQQNGAEVRFGVAPVQLVAKKQWDAPGKDGVGTTLDQLASDLGELAAKKGQPVMLMVDNLDVASDRDLAALTELSAHLERSGQPVYLIGAGGEMAATRLMTASGGVSGIATGVTHRFDVRECGPLSTEELRPALTEPLRQAGVPFRSEAVDQLLHAAGGNPGRLRDLADEAVQLARPPEGITPEVAEVATAQVNARSRVVYQAAWNTCSDAEKELLAKTAARGARGLSMPAETQAAGPGKWQEVDKARQGLVARGLVRESASGQRISIADPGLRDWVEMRIGKSAAHAGVALAGSPAPAITPQTPGRHAQGPSTATRQAGNTTFTVNR
- a CDS encoding cation diffusion facilitator family transporter, encoding MSSSPELPLLSVGPAPDRRKLGRRAQWLAGASVAYNLVEAVVAISAGAVAGSVALIGFGLDSIVEVASGLIILWQFRHPLPETRERRALRLIAVSFFALAAYVTFESVRALTDRSSPDNSSIGIGLAIASLIVMPVLSTLQRRTGRALGSGSVVADGTQTLLCTYLSAVLLAGLLLNATLGWFWLDPVAALVIAAVAVREGVEAWQGMGCCAPSQAGCDDGCC
- a CDS encoding endonuclease, translated to MTVPRSRRALRAGRPVLIVGVLLALLGFGVTPAPAAVSAPLTVAAALQQQNGGVGTVEGYVVGQPTATSTVVRSNFPSDYALALADSATQTSTSSMLYVQIPTAFRASYGLRSNPGLLGRKISVTGTLTAYFTHPGLKDATAFSGAGGGADPGDPGTPGDYYATAVGKTGPALRSALHSIIANQTKLSYDQVWNALKDTDQDPANPNNVILLYSGRSQSKAGNGGGANDWNREHVWAKSHGDFGTATGPGTDVHHLRPEDVSVNAARGNLDFDNGGGAVAECAGCAADGDSFAPRAAVRGDVARMIFYLAIRYEGGDGFANLEPNDAVTNGSAPYHGRLSVLKAWNQADPPDAFEKRRNQVIFDTWQHNRNPFIDHPEWVGAIWP
- a CDS encoding aminoglycoside phosphotransferase family protein; this encodes MTDFVIPPALWHAHAEDEDALRWLKSLPETANSYLDRWQLTVDGPPLHGGASLVLPVRRSDGVPAMLKLQPLNEENAAEALGLRTWDSNDVVQVLRADDSTATLLLERLQPRSLSDVPDDVEATRILAELLARLSVVPAPAQVRTLAEVAGEMVADAPELIPELSDPAERALVRRCVARVTELLAEPGDRLLHWDLHYDNVLGSERAPWLVIDPKPLAGDPAFELLPALGNRWDDLIATGDLSGAIRYRFDLMVDVVDLDRDRAVGWTLGRILQNVLWDVEDGERRIDRHQLAIARALSPTLG